Within the Epinephelus lanceolatus isolate andai-2023 chromosome 22, ASM4190304v1, whole genome shotgun sequence genome, the region GTAGCAGTGTGACATTTACTTGAGAAAAGCTACAGTCGATGTGCAGAATTAGAATTATATGTTCTGTATCCACAGACTATAAAAAAATGGACATAGCCAACGTGATGTCactcactggtttgtggactctcatTTTGAAGCTTCAagttggcattttggccatcgccatcttggatttttagaGCCAGATGTTGCCATaattggacaagagggtggagctaaccctaacaCCAGCAGCttgcttggttagcatggtgcatttacagctatggatAACTgtactaatgctaatgctaattttcactaATGAAAaccaggcttaaaaccattaaaataatatgtatttaccggaataaaaaaatctgactcCTTAGAGGGATTTACAGTACAACCAAACGCTGGCCAAGATTCTTTTAGGTGAGGTaattttaatgaactgacaacCCATTGAAATACCAACAGCTATGGCTATGCCTATACTCTGAATCCTGGGTGACGCCATGGTTACGTTACCTAATCAGCATTGTCACCGTAGTAGTAACTTGGCAAAGATGGCATCCACCTGTTACTCAAAGAAGCCATGGCCTTAGTCATGTGTAACTTGAAGCCAGTTAAAGCCAGGCAAgccccccatacagttgtcatgaatgtggAAATTAGCcatggagaccaaaactgttttctgtaccaggctgttaacatgatcatttctgctgtaaagatgggcattttaacatgggaacCCAGATAGCCATTGGACTTGACTCACTTGCGGTCAAGTGCTGGCTGACTCAGCTTTGTTATTTGTAATTGTGCCAAATGCGAGCCAGCATTGGCCTGTTTACTTTTGTGAACTCTAGCCCAGTTTAGCTTTTACAGACACAGGCcttttttggctgagacatggCAGCTGTAAGAGACAGCGGCCAGCACCAAAATGTGGTCTGGCCTGTTCATGGTTGCCAAATCTCAGCCTGACTTAACATTGTAGACACGGGCCTATCCTGGCTGACACATAGCTGCCAAAATCAGGCCAGTTTATATGGCATATTGAAACCTTGAAGCCaccctcaagtggtcattagaggaactgcagtttttaggaCTTGTGtgttggcctcatttttcagccccagaggttgccgcttgtATGTATCCTATGATAAAGTTGTACTGGACACTGAAAAGATCACGATGgctaatgtatttttgtattataaCACAGATAACATGATAACCAGTATCTTTTTCTCTACACTGAATGGCAGCAGATGTGCCACATTAGTGAAGCCACTGCAAAGCTGCCAGACACAGCTCAGTAGCAATAATGACAGCAGTGTGATGTAACTCAAAGCTAGGATACTGTGCATCCTGCTCTCTATCTGCATTTACTCTATAATCCACCCTATTGTTCCCCATGTCTTGCTATTTTATAGAGATACCGCCCCTACTCTCCCTCTTCTCTACATCCTCCCCTGTATCTCTCTACCCATCCCTTCCTTGCTGCTCaaaggttttgtttgtttgggcaggGCAGGGATGGCCTAGACTGGCACAGACTGGTTCTAGGTGGACAGAGTGGGAGAAACAAAGGGGGGACTCACCCTGTGATAGGTTTatagggtgaggagagggggggCTCTGACAGATGAGGATCCTAACAGTAGCGTTTCAGCAGGCCTCCACCTCTTTAACAGCAGCAGATGGGAGGGGGgcagtgaaaatgaaagagtgTGAGATGTGGCTTGTCTGTCCGTGTGTGCcggtgtgtgttcatgtgtatcCCATGGTTTCTCTTCCAGGAAAAGCTCACATTCAAATGTCCTGACAGGCTAATGTGAGTGTAATTCACAACCtctggacacacacataaagactcTCCGATAGGTCGAGGCCTGTTTATTGGTCTTTCCTCATCATTTACCAGTTTGTGCTTTTAGATGTGACTTTATATGatcttttatgttgtttttttaaacaacaatcCCAAATCCTACAAAACAGAAGACACTCCTCATACATAATGAACATTTCCCTTCTCTCTATCCGTCCCAGGTTCGCTTCAAGCCACTCGTGCCTTGATGATAGTTGGGATCATTGTGTCCATCGCAGGTCTGGGTGTGGCCTGTATGGGAATGAAATGCACCACCTGTGGAGGGAGCGACAAACTGCGCAAGTCCCGCGTTGCCATGACAGGAGGCATCATCCTGCTAGTGGGAGGTGAGGATACCATACAGTGTGGATGACAGTCAGTATGAGTTAAATTTGGTTACGTACAGATGGATGGCATATTAAAGGGGAACCCAACATAAAGGTGTTGTTCCAGCTGCAAGAACAGCTTCTGTGTGTGGAACGCTGCCAAGAGGCTGCTTAACACATCAGTCCAAAATTTCTTGGTACTCAATTGGGTTGAGACCAGGTGACTGCAAAGGCCATAGCATCTGAATCACATGATTTTCGcgctgcctttgtgtgtgtgtgtgtgtgtgtgtgtatgttaatAAATGAATGTCACTAGTAACAAAAAACGCTTGCTGCACCTTTTCATCATTGccaggctgccacctcatcacCTCCGTACACTAACTATCCCGTGTAACCAAtctactgtttatttttattttcatttattccacagtaattagtatctagttcctaaaatggacagACAAAGGGAGATAGCtatagctctggttgagggtgagaggctgtcagcaaatagtatgttgggcacagggaaacggagatctgtgtgggtacgtgaaaaaagagggtggatcacagggagaaccaccagttggtccaggagcttcacctcctCAATGGCTGTTTGAAGCACTGCACTTTTGTATGCTTCCACACCTGCTGTTTCCTACTGAGATCCTGGTTACTGTGGTTTGTAAAGTTGTtaagctctgggtatccagcaaccactaccaccagtttctcctctatTGTTTGCCAACCATAAACTTCCTGTCGTGAACACCACAGAGAGCCCACCGCTCAAATCATCCGGTTGGACATTGGGAAAAAAGCGGAGATGACTTTTTTGTGCTGAGACATTTTTTCGTCTCGACaagttcagagcgctccggcaAAAACACCAGAGGGGTTTATTCATATATCATTTATAGCCTGATTTATACAGAATTTTACTCATGAAAACATGTGAAAATGGATTTGTATGGCTGTTAACAGTAGTTTCAGATTTATGGAGTTATAAAAAGAGATATCCAAAATCCCCTCTGTAAAAAACAGTGACTCACAAAACACCCCACAAACTTATTGTGAACTTACTGGTGTCGCAGGAGAAGTTAGGGGGTTCACCAAATTCTTCAGGTTACATCAACTGTGACTCATGTCAATTCAAAATGTTTCACCGATTCAACTTGTGGAGATATTTCATTCAATAAGTAAAAACTTACAAACACTGTTTCAGGGGTTCACCTCAGTCAGGAGGATTCATTTTCTGGGCACCATGGATATCTGATccaaatgtcatggcaatccatcgCACTCTTTGTTATGATATTTCAGCGTGTACCAAAGTGatagactgactgacagactgcCAGTGCCATCCCTAGAACCACACCACCAGTTGCACACTGAAGGGAACACCAGAGGGGCCTATGGCCACCCTGATACAATTTCTgcctacccccccccccactggCCCACCGATGAAAATAAATGGGCGTCAGACCCTTAAGGTGTCATTACTAATTTTGTAGCTAGCCCGAAGGTAGTGGTATCTCGTGAAAGACAACCTAAAGCATCCACTGGCACCAACCATGTTGGCCAAGCTTATAAGGAAGGGGGCAAAATAACGCTCCAAACTTAGGCAAAACTTCCCCAAGGGAACAACTAGCATGGCTTTTTTTCCAGTGTGTTCTCTTGGACGCTCGCCTTAAGATatgtgaatgaaaatgggttccatAGGTACCAACAATTTGCTCCTAAACTTggcttgtttttaaaatatgtttggttccttacaatcaatgtaaTCAATTAGAAcagtttatttatctttttaaggACAACCAGTTTATCTGAAGAACAATGAATAACATGTATAGATACATTTATTAAATTCTGCTGTGGCTCTGGTGAATTTCCTCCTGCACAATATCACAATCTAAGGCCCTGCTGACTCATTGTTGACCCACTCTATGGCACCTATGCTAATTCATATTATTGTCTATGGGACCTATAATAATCAATACAGACCTTGTTACATAATATTTCATCAAAACCTACCCAAACTCAcctcatcatcacattttttctttGATCCTGTGTACATCATAGAGCAGGTAGGAGGAAGTTTGATCCCTAGTCCAAAAAGCCTTCCTCCCACTCTCCTGCAGCAGCCCTCCAGAGGTCATTAGACTGAATGAGTCCAGAACTCCTGGCACTGATTCTAACATAAGAGGTCTAACTGGCTTGGAAGAGAACAGGAACACTAAAAGCTAATTGTGCTGGAGTCAATAGCTAGCCGCCTGGTGACTATAAAGAGGGTAAAAGCACGTCTACCCTCTCAGGTTTTGATGATGTGCTGATGGACTGATTGATCTTTGTTGTTGGCTTTCCCTCCTCTCAGGGCTGTGTGCCATCGTGGCGTGCTCCTGGTTTGCTCATAATGTGATCCGGGCATTCTATAATCCCTACACTCCAGTCAACACCAAGTAAGGAACCCCAGAAATACATTGTATTCAAGTACTGTCATTGAAAGAATACCCTGCCATGTTTCAGCTTTCTTGCCAACAGTTAGATGAGAACAGTGATTCCACTCTCATATTAGTAGTTAACATGAAGCCACAGCCgggagacagttagcttagcttaactaCCACTGTCCAAGGGTAACGCAATCTGCCAACCAGAATTTCTAATGCTCACTTATAAACACATTATATCTTAGTTTAAAAAAGCCAAGTGCAATTAGCCCACAACATGTTGTGGATTTAGCATTGGACTATCTCCTGGCCCACtgcagtgacttcctgtttcCAGTCATTATGCAATGCTAAGCTAAGTGGCCAGTAGCTGTAGGTTCATATCTAACACACTGATATGAGAGTGGTACTGATCTTATCCAGTGcttggcaagaaagtgaatatgtgcatttgttgaACGATTcctttatatattattttttactattcctttaaatattatttttgaagTATGGTTTCAATGtatgcaaatttacactgctaatattgcactttttagtCCATTTACTCCATCTTCTCCATTATATTTATAAAACAGCTATAGTCAGTATCTTTGTGTGCATTGGGatttaatatatattaaaataattatattaCGTGTTATAatgtgatgtattttttttaggaATAACTACAAAAAAGTAGTTAAAATGAGTTCAACCTGAATCGGCAAATGCTGCTTACACATATATAAAtgattaataaaaaacaaataacattgCAGTAATTTTGCCTGTTTGAGTGCTTTTACTATTGATACTTCAGTACATTTTTCTAATAATACTATGGGTGCAATTTTAATGCAGAAGttttattaaactttattaAACTGAATTCATTTGACATTGCTGTATGTCTTTTAAAATGGCACCATGTAACTTCTGATCAAAGAAATAACACACTCTTCTCCTTGCAAACTGAAAGTTAATCATAAGCAATAAAACCTTTAATTATTCAGTGCACTCGGGGGGTTTTGCTGCTACGGTCTTAATCAGTCTGGTATGACCAGAGGCTTATGGAAGCTATCTTACCTGATGTTATTACACTTTCGATAGATACTGCTATAGCAGACATCACCAGTCACTCTCCTCTTCTTGTGCTGCTCTTACAATTCAGCATTTACTTTATCCATAAATGCAgtagtggaagaagtactcagatcatATATTTAAGTAAAAATGGCAAAGTGGCAAGGCTTGCATTCAAAATACTACTCTAATAAACATACAAAGTACACATACtaattatgcagaatggcccatttcagaatcaTTTATTATGCCACTGGAATATAACTAATGATACATTAATGTGTTTACCACCTTAATATTGTAGCTGGTAAAAGTGGACATCATTCTGATTACTCTATATACTGCTGGGGAGCTTATAGGtcctgtatgcaacattcagagcattgatAAGACACCAGTGATCTCCTGTCCAAGCCTCTCTCTTCGCTGTCATGTTAGTTGGTCCGTCTACACGTGCATGTCAGTGCGTTTGAGTCCCTGTGTATGTATCCCCGTTGCTAGCTCATCAaagccactctgcactgcactcatatgGCATTAACTGCTAACAATGCCAAGCCATGGTGGTGGAAAAGCGTTATTGTGGAAGCATAGCACCCACCCTTCTGTTCCCCTGATGtcaacactgttagctctgttagctctgTGTTGAGAGCCATATGCAGATGGTCCTAGCTCACACTAGACTAGAGCTCCTTTAATCTTTAATACTAATTAGAATTTAttagttgttttgtattttcaccTAATTatctaaatctgcaaagtaactagtaactgtGGTGATGAGATAgaaatgttgtctttttgtgtaaTAGCAAAATGCAGAAATCAACTTTGCCAGAGGTTCACTTTGTCACTGTCACAATTATTGCTTAACACCATCTTGTGTGCTCCAGGTTTGAGTTTGGTGCTGCCATCTTCATCGCCTGGGGCGGCTCCCTCCTGGATGTCCTGGGTGGAGCCATGTTGGCCGCTTCCTGTCCACGAAAGAAACAGGTGTCCAAGTACCCGTCCATGGGTAGCTCCCGCTCTGGTCCACCAAGCAGCACGAAAGAATACGTGTGAGAGCGCCCCCCCACAGCTTGGGACTCCAACAGAAGCTGACAAAGAAGCCCTTCCCTCCTTTTTTTGCAGCACCAGCGAGGAGTAAAACTGAAGGTGTATGTGAAGTTGTGAATCATAGAGGCAAAGAATTAcagactttcttttctttttcttcaggcAGACCTTTGATAACCCCTTGATCATCATGCAGCACTCTCAATTGTTTGATGAATGATGTCTCACACCCCGTCCACACATTCCACAATTGTTTACAAGTGATCTTCACAAATACATTATAATTGGATCCCCTGACTTAATGGACAAGCCCTCGGGGTGTAACCTCTTGAATTGTAGCCTAAATGGTGGATTATAGCCAACACTTGCACCTCTGTGTTAGAACCAGCATCTGTTAGCATTTGCCATGTAATTGAAAGTAATCAATTCCTGTTTCTAGGCTGCGACTCAGGGGCTCTGtacaacacagacacagggtGACAATACAGTGTTTTATAAAAACCACTGGTGGTTCCAAAATAGATGTTACGATGAGCAGGGTGTGACTTCACACACAGGGCTCACTGTGTAGGGTGGCCATATCACACAGGCCTTTTACTACAACACTCGCTACAGGCACTGCAGCTCTTCATACTAGTCTGTTACAAACCCTGCTCAGatatgaaatattttattgtgtAGTCACTGTGCCATTATCACTCTAATAGCTTCCATATCAGCCACTATGAGATTTAACTGCCtctatttattttgacaaatgtAGGATGAGGTTTTTGGCTCCTGTGTAGGTTTATATAACAGGTAGATCATTGTGGCCCAGCTCTAGCTTTCAGAgattataaatatttttattaagaTGTTTTGTGCTCTGAACAGTGTCCGCTGTATTTTTAAATGCCATAGTTTTATACACTCGACTCATTTAGCACATAAtggtgtaataaaaaaaatgttaacatgtCCATTGATACTTAAATAATAAAGATATTACAACATTGTTAATGCTTTGGTAAAGTAGTAGCTGATTTTATAGTAGTTTTTTCCATtgacacaaacaataaaactgtaTTTCCTTTTGCGAGACAACAGATGTTGCACATGACGCTGCATTCTCCAAACTCTCCATACACACAACAAGCTTAGACAAGAAAAACAAGAGCAACAAATcattaagaaaatatttttaagtCGCGGTCCAGACAAGAAtgtgttttgcttattttttactttcacttcaCTTTCTATTTCACTTGAATGTGGAAAGGTGAGCAGTGCCTGACCAACCACATTTGGAGCCCGAGGTAAGCTTCCCCTGACCTTCCATATCCTTTGGATGAGTGAAGTGcttcaagtggcatccacatgaatgccaggaccaaacaCCGAAGCAGACCGAGTCCCCCTCTCATGGCAATAACACTCCTGGATGGCATTGGCCCCACAGCAGAACTTGCACCATGCCTCACAACAAACAATGCTCAGAAATGGCCCGAGGAGTGTGTCAAAGAGTGcaaggtgtcaacctggcctctaaattccccagatcccaatctgatcgagcatccATGGGACGTGccagtaccccacctcacaaccgaCAGGTCTTGAAGGATCGACTGCCAACGCCCTGAGCCAGACTCCAAAGCACACCTCCAGAGGTCccgtgtccatgccttgacatgtcagagccAAATCTAATCCAAGAAGGCCCCACCGTGGATCGGGGGTACCCCTGGAGTACTGGCACGTCCCACAAATACTCAGTCAGATcaggatctggggaatttggaggccaggtcgatgcgtTGAGCTTTCTGTCATGTTCTtcgggtcattcctgagcagcttTCGCAGTGAGGCATGGTGCATTGCTCTGCTCGGGTGGCTACAGTCATCAAGGGGGGAAATTATATCGTGAAATTTTTCGACTCTATCTTGATACACGACATTCCTGCTATTTTTGAATCTCCTCAAAAGCACTTCATCCTGGTCACTTTCTGACCAA harbors:
- the cldn7a gene encoding claudin-7-A, producing the protein MANSGIQLLGFFLSLIGIIGLIIGTILPQWKMSAYIGDNIITAVAMYQGLWMSCAFQSTGQLQCKIYDSILQLDSSLQATRALMIVGIIVSIAGLGVACMGMKCTTCGGSDKLRKSRVAMTGGIILLVGGLCAIVACSWFAHNVIRAFYNPYTPVNTKFEFGAAIFIAWGGSLLDVLGGAMLAASCPRKKQVSKYPSMGSSRSGPPSSTKEYV